The following proteins are co-located in the Streptomyces bottropensis ATCC 25435 genome:
- a CDS encoding DeoR/GlpR family DNA-binding transcription regulator has translation MSENQNLLAEQRRALILDEVRRRGGVRVNELTRRLGVSDMTVRRDLDALARQGAVEKVHGGAVPVAEASTHEPGFEAKSGLELNAKEDIARSAAELVAPGSAIALSGGTTTYALAHRLVDVPDLTVVTNSVRVADVFHAAQRTTGPRQGAATVVLTGGVRTPSDSLVGPVADQAIAALHFDVLFLGVHGISVEAGLSTPNLAEAETNRRLVQSARRVVVVADHTKWGTVGLSSFAALEQVDTLVTDAGLAAQARAEIAEHLRRLVVAGEDSDDGVDI, from the coding sequence GTGAGTGAGAACCAGAACCTCCTCGCGGAGCAGCGCCGAGCCCTGATCCTCGACGAGGTACGACGGCGGGGCGGGGTCCGGGTCAACGAGCTGACCCGCAGACTCGGCGTGTCGGACATGACGGTGCGCCGCGATCTGGACGCACTCGCCCGCCAGGGCGCGGTGGAGAAGGTGCACGGCGGCGCGGTGCCGGTGGCCGAGGCGAGCACGCACGAGCCCGGTTTCGAGGCGAAGTCCGGGCTGGAGCTGAACGCCAAGGAGGACATCGCGCGGTCCGCCGCGGAGCTGGTCGCTCCGGGGTCGGCGATCGCCCTGTCGGGCGGGACGACGACGTACGCGCTGGCGCACCGGCTCGTGGACGTGCCGGATCTGACCGTGGTCACCAATTCGGTGCGGGTCGCCGACGTCTTCCACGCCGCGCAGCGCACGACGGGCCCCCGGCAGGGGGCGGCGACCGTGGTGCTGACGGGCGGGGTGCGGACGCCGTCCGACTCCCTGGTGGGGCCGGTGGCGGATCAGGCGATCGCGGCGCTGCACTTCGATGTGCTGTTCCTCGGGGTGCACGGGATATCGGTCGAGGCGGGTCTGTCCACGCCGAATCTGGCGGAGGCCGAGACGAACCGGCGGCTGGTGCAGTCGGCGCGGCGGGTCGTCGTGGTGGCCGACCACACCAAGTGGGGAACGGTGGGCCTGAGTTCGTTCGCGGCACTGGAGCAGGTCGACACGCTGGTGACCGACGCGGGGCTGGCCGCGCAGGCGCGGGCCGAGATCGCGGAGCATCTGCGACGGCTGGTGGTGGCCGGGGAGGACTCCGACGACGGCGTGGACATCTGA
- a CDS encoding ATP-binding protein — MISQQSRHCTVELQALPSRIGQVRRIVSAQLRYWHLDPLIERAALGVTELLSNVHRHAEPDKMCTVEMELLLGRLTVSVHDNDPRLPVVQDAEPFATCGRGLAMVAAVSESWGVRPHGESGKVVWFTLPASSAAVPKISPYDAGLTVEAAQPRDTGQPYDTGRRPAARGRRSEHAPARSAVAG; from the coding sequence GTGATCAGCCAGCAAAGCAGGCACTGCACGGTGGAGCTCCAAGCCCTGCCGTCGCGGATCGGACAGGTCCGCAGAATCGTATCTGCGCAATTGCGCTACTGGCATCTGGATCCGTTGATAGAGCGGGCCGCGCTCGGGGTGACCGAGCTGCTGTCCAACGTCCACCGGCACGCGGAGCCGGACAAGATGTGCACCGTGGAGATGGAGTTGCTCCTCGGCCGGCTCACGGTCTCGGTGCATGACAACGACCCCCGCCTCCCCGTCGTCCAGGACGCGGAACCCTTCGCCACCTGCGGCCGCGGTCTCGCGATGGTCGCCGCGGTGAGCGAGAGCTGGGGTGTGCGGCCGCACGGCGAGTCGGGGAAGGTCGTGTGGTTCACGCTGCCGGCGTCCTCGGCGGCGGTGCCGAAGATCTCGCCGTACGACGCCGGACTGACGGTGGAGGCCGCCCAGCCCCGCGACACCGGGCAGCCGTACGACACCGGACGCAGGCCCGCCGCACGCGGGCGCAGGTCCGAACACGCTCCCGCCCGGTCGGCCGTCGCAGGCTGA
- a CDS encoding PLP-dependent cysteine synthase family protein encodes MSTPHPTRPGATLDVDHSDDGYRGWLKEAVRKVQADANRSADTHLLRFPLPETWGIDLYLKDESTHPTGSLKHRLARSLFLYGLCNGWVRPGRPVIEASSGSTAVSEAYFAKLIGVPFIAVMPRTTSAEKIRLIEFHGGRCHFVDDSRKMYEESARLAGETGGHYMDQFTYAERATDWRGNNNIAESVFRQLQLERFPEPAWIVATAGTGGTSATIARYVHYMQYDTRICVADPENSCFFEGWTTGDPDVTCDCGSRIEGIGRPRMEPSFVPGAVDRMMKVPDAASVAAVRALEQAIGRKAGGSTGTGLWSALKIIAEMVAEGRRGSVVTLLCDPGDRYLDKYYSDGWLREQGLDIAPYTAAIESLLRTGVWSALR; translated from the coding sequence GTGAGCACCCCCCACCCCACCCGTCCGGGCGCCACCCTCGATGTCGATCACAGCGACGACGGGTACCGCGGCTGGCTCAAAGAGGCCGTGCGCAAGGTCCAGGCCGACGCCAACCGCTCCGCCGACACCCATCTGCTGCGCTTCCCGCTGCCCGAGACCTGGGGCATCGACCTGTACCTCAAGGACGAGTCGACCCACCCCACCGGCAGCCTCAAGCACCGCCTCGCCCGTTCCCTGTTCCTCTACGGACTGTGCAACGGCTGGGTCCGGCCGGGCCGTCCCGTCATCGAGGCGTCCAGCGGCTCCACCGCCGTCTCCGAGGCGTACTTCGCCAAACTGATCGGCGTCCCCTTCATCGCCGTCATGCCCCGCACGACCAGCGCCGAGAAGATCCGCCTGATCGAATTCCACGGCGGCCGCTGCCACTTCGTGGACGACTCGCGGAAGATGTACGAGGAGTCGGCCCGCCTCGCGGGGGAGACCGGGGGCCACTACATGGACCAGTTCACCTACGCCGAGCGGGCCACGGACTGGCGCGGCAACAACAACATCGCCGAATCCGTCTTCCGCCAGCTCCAGTTGGAGCGATTCCCCGAGCCCGCCTGGATCGTGGCCACCGCCGGCACCGGAGGCACCTCCGCGACCATCGCCCGGTACGTCCACTACATGCAGTACGACACCCGGATCTGTGTCGCCGACCCCGAGAACTCCTGTTTCTTCGAGGGCTGGACGACCGGCGACCCGGACGTCACCTGCGACTGCGGCTCCCGCATCGAGGGCATCGGTCGCCCCCGCATGGAGCCCAGCTTCGTCCCCGGCGCCGTCGACCGCATGATGAAGGTCCCCGACGCCGCCAGCGTCGCCGCCGTGCGCGCCCTGGAGCAGGCCATCGGCCGCAAGGCCGGCGGCTCCACGGGGACGGGCCTGTGGAGCGCCCTCAAGATCATCGCCGAGATGGTGGCGGAGGGTCGCCGGGGCAGCGTGGTGACCCTGCTCTGCGACCCGGGCGACCGCTACCTCGACAAGTACTACTCGGACGGGTGGCTGCGGGAGCAGGGCCTGGACATCGCGCCCTACACAGCGGCCATCGAGTCACTCCTGCGCACCGGGGTGTGGTCGGCGCTCCGCTAG